From the genome of Pelmatolapia mariae isolate MD_Pm_ZW linkage group LG12, Pm_UMD_F_2, whole genome shotgun sequence, one region includes:
- the igsf9b gene encoding protein turtle homolog A isoform X1: protein MGLERQWLQAVTTAVAICLLSVSQGAASLVRAREGSSAELSCSLAPTSSEATTPSLFPLHVVEWVRLGYSVPVLIKFGVYAPRVHPNYKGRVSLTRGASLLIERLTLEDEGWFECRILLLESKTDDFRNGTWTFLSITAPPVFIKTPPTFVEVLLGDSLTLSCGAHGNPRPTVVWHKDESPIEKHEKIKVLNGSLSLASVTRNISGVYKCHVSNSEGNLTHYTQLQVKGPPIILISPEDTTLNMSQDAVLQCQADAYPSNLTYEWLKQGQNVYHIESLKSRVKVLVDGTLLIPNLIPEDAGNYTCIPTNGILSPPSASAHLKVKHPARVGRMLRETYLPVGMEGVIVCPVQADPPVLYVNWTKDGNVLNPDNYPGWMVNSEGSVFIATANDNAVGMYTCTPYNSYGTMGQSEPTRVILKDPPSFRVPPRPEYFQEVGRELIIPCEASGDPAPNVTWSKIGPTPRSPYTVLANGSLLLQPVSKDHHGGWECLATNRVATVSAGTVLMVLGTSPHAVSSVFVTTEVNQANVSWVPGFDGGFTQKFTVWVKQASRGKHEWASLPVPTSKNYLLVTGLLAATGYQFSVLPQNKLGSGPFSEIITVRTQAVPTEAPTAVTTLPILDPPIFLSANRTEQGVLLRWFPPEAPFSPLTGYVLQARRDQGQWVILTSNISANQRDLLVQGLLRDSNYDLRLMSRCNKVLSEPSESVNVSTVGMEIYPLRPSLLEVIPEPLLAGVLAGVCFLFVAIVLSLVTACYMSQRRQRRRRKRRQDLPSALQKSSSQEVRSPPRSPDSVLKLKLCPPLPFFPNSSCSQSDRSSFDRGSHGEYHDQRKQLLSNSSPPPHYTLFESHLGSQAPSPSALESISRGPDGRFIVQPLPEGSSPSNKKNLKKTVLQSNGGAGGASGSGSSRTSFRDSPKSSILSSEKDERKDSPLTVDVPELSRPPSSPGRVRAMARNFSRHGCFYSDDEQSSEALLERASFYSDNSEKKPSDPLRRYRMTGHTEDLLPSFGRRTKLLDRDTDRPQPSGYEPMESQLTNNSTLVSQLDSELERDSINKCVQLAKEREEMERELKSYTAEQRSRNRGRNEHQTNKTENPQRDEPESEEEPVWKPQDVSIRQKHRPLGQTSRVSDYRRACYFGNTSSPMDRLPTSRIQWDISPVTSVTSLIPVQTPQETASPRPQRPRLCRETTEDSLAVDSSRSPVTQNTSLPTISPDVTSEPSALCVDEPDRARSLSPQGDPDIYMKSINEQDIMEKTQDEDIAGRRSRHSYAYGGTHLWESAAKSPSLMSERPESSASSPYNQPERHADTNYTSTRDPSTSSYSTLPYEHHKVGPKAKGRETPVQDDRRSSGFYSDLEKEGIRARSRRSDRCLFSDSPSPISSLTLVEEAESDQSQFSVPRMSDSFKAKPTAQSPKMSPLQTSAILEYLSLPGFIEMSVDEPVEEVTDSNGESSELKPEKSVVAKPDVVPKNWEVHVQENRETGSNQEEVCFKQTHSAGAAEASFETSKKQDYGRSRHGEARVRFPDDPKPFSPGPEKTSKQLYDEKTKIQVGNKSTYRPESRLGSRSAHTLFSAAKGMADIVSKHSQSFVDSSESLSEQSQRQASQGSRTNNIVSRINQAPVPFLKKSLSIGPCRTLSGMGQPRPFLKKSISLGPQRWEHFESPRTYISERCYWDEFPNPDVRVKSYSLGRTPPSLPRPGPSWREYVPFRRPSMGSLERPHHAQRSLASPSYLTPAAYPPRQTSVSPLMEPSDPRRQATVFPESSRWSPTYPEALRSVQHKYVPMPSSIPIPHYQHQHWAGSRGDGLKPMDSRRGPPRSYLPRGISWPSPYYAPFPPREGEIYRQPDRMMGRGGETEIREGREIREGGRASYASQSSGRGSAGLFRQSLSITPTLLSSPETTEENERHRADMDLPERRAKRRNTSVDESYEWDSADACVDSEVLEATKCDQSQTGLQRGSRDQAGGLQDQRHKGPSPSVSPPVFNPPRCQFSRSLSEARFNALRLEYEEYRRAQESICSLEPCVTPGHDSDSDSSSALL from the exons ATGGGACTGGAGAGACAGTGGCTTCAGGCTGTCACCACTGCTGTAGCCATTTGTCTGCTAA GTGTGTCTCAAGGTGCAGCATCGTTGGTTCGTGCCCGAGAGGGGAGCTCCGCAGAGTTAAGCTGTAGCCTCGCTCCTACATCCAGTGAAGCCACCACCCCAAGCCTCTTTCCACTACATGTGGTGGAGTGGGTGCGCCTCGGTTACAGCGTTCCCGTCCTCATCAAATTTGGAGTGTATGCTCCTCGTGTTCATCCCAACTACAAGG GCCGTGTGTCTCTGACCCGGGGCGCCTCTCTGCTGATAGAACGGCTGACCCTGGAGGACGAAGGCTGGTTCGAATGCCGCATCCTGCTCCTGGAGAGCAAAACCGACGACTTTCGAAATGGCACATGGACCTTCCTCTCCATCACAG CTCCACCCGTGTTTATTAAGACACCGCCAACTTTTGTGGAGGTTCTGCTCGGTGACTCGCTGACTCTCAGCTGTGGAGCCCATGGCAACCCTCGACCAACTGTCGTCTGGCATAAAGACGAGAGCCCAATTGAGAAACatgagaaaataaaa GTGCTCAATGGTAGCTTGTCTTTGGCCTCTGTCACACGAAATATTTCTGGAGTTTATAAATGTCACGTGTCCAACTCAGAGGGGAACCTCACCCACTACACgcagctgcaggtcaaag GCCCTCCAATCATCCTCATTTCCCCAGAGGACACCACTCTCAACATGTCCCAGGATGCAGTTCTGCAGTGTCAGGCCGATGCCTACCCATCAAACCTGACATACGAATGGTTGAAGCAAGGACAGAATGTTTACCATATTGA ATCACTTAAGTCTCGAGTGAAGGTTTTGGTGGATGGAACACTTCTTATCCCTAATCTCATCCCGGAAGATGCTGGAAACTACACCTGTATCCCAACAAATGGGATACTGAGCCCACCCTCAGCCTCTGCTCATCTGAAAGTTAAAC ATCCTGCGCGTGTAGGCCGAATGCTGCGGGAAACATATTTGCCCGTAGGCATGGAGGGGGTCATTGTCTGTCCTGTCCAAGCCGATCCCCCTGTGCTGTACGTCAACTGGACCAAAGACGGGAACGTTTTAAATCCTGATAAT TACCCAGGTTGGATGGTGAACTCAGAGGGCTCAGTATTTATAGCGACAGCCAATGACAATGCTGTGGGTATGTACACCTGTACGCCTTATAACAGCTATGGCACCATGGGGCAGTCTGAACCCACCCGTGTCATCTTAAAG GACCCACCATCGTTCCGCGTGCCTCCTCGACCTGAGTATTTCCAGGAGGTGGGCCGGGAGTTGATCATCCCCTGTGAAGCCAGTGGAGACCCTGCTCCAAACGTGACATGGAGCAAG ATTGGCCCTACGCCTCGCTCCCCATACACTGTGTTGGCTAACGGCTCCCTCCTGCTGCAGCCAGTTAGTAAAGATCACCACGGGGGTTGGGAGTGCCTGGCCACTAATCGTGTAGCCACTGTCAGTGCAGGCACTGTGCTCATGGTGCTGG GCACCAGCCCTCACGCTGTGTCCTCAGTGTTTGTCACCACAGAGGTGAACCAAGCAAATGTGTCCTGGGTGCCGGGCTTTGATGGTGGATTCACCCAGAAATTCACTGTGTG gGTCAAGCAGGCATCCAGGGGGAAACATGAATGGGCGTCTTTGCCAGTGCCAACATCTAAAAACTACCTGCTGGTGACTGGGCTACTTGCCGCCACTGGCTATCAGTTCAGCGTCCTACCTCAGAATAAGCTCGGCTCTGGACCTTTCAGCGAAATTATAACTGTGCGAACTCAAG CTGTGCCAACAGAAGCACCTACAGCTGTCACCACTCTCCCAATTCTGGATCCTCCCATATTCCTGTCAGCCAACCGGACCGAGCAAGGCGTTCTCCTGCGGTGGTTTCCTCCCGAAGCTCCATTTTCTCCACTGACAGGTTATGTACTGCAGGCCCGCAGGGATCAGGGGCAGTGGGTCATCCTCACCAGCAACATCAGCGCCAATCAGAGGGACCTGCTTGTTCAGGGACTGCTGAGG GACTCGAATTATGATCTGAGGCTTATGTCTCGCTGCAATAAAGTGCTCAGTGAGCCCAGCGAATCTGTCAATGTATCAACCGTCG GGATGGAGATTTACCCCCTGCGCCCAAGTCTCTTGGAGGTTATCCCTGAGCCGCTGTTGGCTGGTGTGTTAGCTGGAgtgtgcttcctgtttgtgGCCATCGTTCTGTCTTTGGTGACAGCATGCTACATGAGTCAGAGGAGACAGCGCCGGCGCAGGAAGAGAAGACAAG ATCTGCCATCTGCACTTCAGAAGAGCTCATCTCAAGA AGTTCGCTCACCCCCTCGCAGTCCAGACAGTGTCCTGAAGCTGAAGCTGTGTCCACCTCTTCCTTTCTTTCCCAACTCGTCCTGCTCACAGTCCGATCGATCCTCGTTTGACAGGGGAAGTCACGGCGAATACCACGACCAACGGAAGCAACTCTTGTCCAATTCTTCTCCGCCACCTCATTACACACTCTTTGAGAGTCACCTGGGGTCTCAGGCGCCCTCACCAAGTGCTCTGGAGTCCATTTCCAGAGGTCCGGATGGACGCTTCATTGTCCAGCCACTGCCAGAGGGTTCTAGTCCCtcgaataaaaaaaatttaaagaagACTGTCCTACAAAGTAATGGTGGAGCTGGTGGGGCAAGTGGCTCAGGAAGCAGCAGGACATCCTTTAGGGACTCTCCAAAGTCGAGCATTTTAAGCTCAGAGAAAGATGAGAGGAAGGATTCTCCTCTCACAGTGGATGTCCCGGAGCTGAGCAGGCCTCCTTCCTCCCCTGGAAGAGTACGGGCCATGGCCAGAAACTTCTCCCGTCATGGCTGCTTTTATTCTGATGACGAGCAAAGCTCAGAGGCTCTTTTAGAAAGAGCCAGCTTTTATTCAGACAACAGTGAGAAGAAACCCAGTGATCCTCTGAGGAGGTATCGCATGACAGGGCACACAGAAGACCTGCTGCCCTCTTTTGGAAGGAGGACAAAGCTTCTGGATAGAGACACAGACAGGCCGCAGCCTTCTGGCTATGAGCCTATGGAGAGTCAGTTGACTAATAACAGCACCTTAGTCTCACAACTTGACAGTGAGCTGGAGAGGGATAGCATTAACAAGTGTGTCCAGCTGGCAAAAGAGAGGGAAGAAATGGAGAGAGAGCTAAAGAGCTATACAGCTGAGCAAAGAAGTCGAAATCGTGGAAGAAATGAACATCAGactaataaaacagaaaatcctCAGAGGGATGAGCCTGAGTCAGAAGAAGAACCTGTATGGAAACCACAAGATGTTAGTATCAGACAGAAACATAGGCCTTTGGGTCAAACAAGTCGAGTGTCTGACTATAGGAGAGCGTGCTACTTTGGCAACACAAGCAGTCCCATGGACCGGCTCCCCACGTCTCGCATTCAGTGGGACATTAGCCCTGTAACATCTGTGACCAGCCTTATTCCTGTACAGACTCCTCAGGAGACCGCATCGCCCAGGCCACAGCGTCCTCGCCTCTGTAGAGAAACCACCGAGGACTCGCTTGCTGTTGATTCATCACGGTCTCCGGTCACCCAGAACACCTCTCTCCCCACAATCTCCCCTGATGTTACCAGTGAACCCTCTGCTCTGTGTGTCGACGAACCAGATCGAGCCCGGTCACTGAGTCCTCAGGGAGATCCTGATATATACATGAAGTCCATCAATGAGCAGGACATAATGGAAAAGACACAGGATGAAGATATTGCAGGACGGAGGTCAAGGCATTCGTATGCTTATGGAGGCACTCATCTCTGGGAGTCAGCTGCCAAAAGTCCTTCATTAATGAGTGAGAGGCCTGAAAGTTCAGCTTCTTCACCTTATAATCAGCCTGAGAGACAtgcagacacaaactacacatCCACAAGGGATCCCAGTACCTCCAGTTACTCTACTTTGCCTTATGAGCATCACAAAGTGGGGCCAAAGGCTAAAGGCAGAGAGACTCCAGTCCAGGATGACCGACGAAGTTCAGGATTTTACTCTGACTTAGAGAAAGAAGGAATCCGAGCACGCTCCCGGAGGAGCGACAGATGCCTTTTCTCTGACAGCCCTAGCCCTATATCATCCTTAACTCTCGTGGAAGAAGCCGAGAGCGACCAGTCTCAATTTTCTGTCCCCAGAATGTCAGACTCCTTCAAGGCCAAGCCCACAGCTCAATCTCCCAAAATGTCCCCACTCCAGACAAGTGCAATTCTTGAGTATCTGAGCCTTCCTGGTTTTATTGAAATGAGTGTGGATGAGCCTGTGGAAGAAGTCACAGACAGCAACGGGGAAAGCTCAGAACTAAAGCCAGAAAAATCAGTGGTGGCTAAACCTGATGTAGTTCCTAAAAACTGGGAGGTTCATGTTCAAGAAAACCGTGAAACTGGCTCAAACCAAGAGGAGGTTTGCTTTAAACAAACTCATTCTGCAGGCGCTGCTGAAGCCAGCTTTGAGACTAGTAAAAAACAAGATTATGGACGTTCCCGCCATGGGGAAGCTAGAGTAAGATTTCCTGATGACCCAAAACCATTCTCACCCGGCCCAGAAAAAACTAGCAAGCAGCTCTATGATGAGAAAACAAAGATTCAGGTTGGAAATAAGAGCACATACAGGCCCGAATCCAGACTTGGGTCCAGGTCAGCTCACACCTTGTTCAGTGCAGCTAAAGGCATGGCGGATATAGTGTCAAAACACTCGCAGAGTTTTGTAGACAGTAGTGAGTCTTTATCAGAGCAATCCCAAAGACAAGCTTCTCAGGGCAGCAGGACTAATAACATTGTATCGCGTATAAATCAAGCCCCTGTGCCATTTCTAAAGAAATCCTTAAGCATAGGTCCCTGCAGGACTCTCTCAGGCATGGGACAGCCTCGTCCTTTTCTGAAGAAATCTATCAGCCTGGGCCCACAGAGGTGGGAGCACTTTGAGAGCCCAAGGACTTATATTTCTGAGAGATGCTACTGGGACGAATTCCCAAACCCAGACGTCAGGGTGAAGTCCTATAGTTTGGGTCGCACACCGCCTTCCCTCCCCAGGCCAGGCCCCTCCTGGAGGGAGTATGTCCCGTTCAGGCGCCCCAGCATGGGCAGCTTAGAGAGGCCTCATCACGCACAAAGATCTTTAGCTAGTCCTTCCTACCTCACGCCTGCTGCGTACCCACCCAGACAAACCTCAGTCTCCCCACTGATGGAACCCTCCGATCCACGACGGCAAGCTACCGTTTTCCCAGAATCCTCCAGATGGTCCCCCACTTATCCTGAAGCTCTGAGGTCTGTCCAACATAAATATGTCCCCATGCCCTCCTCTATCCCCATCCCCCACTACCAGCACCAGCACTGGGCAGGCTCCAGAGGGGATGGCCTGAAACCCATGGACTCAAGGAGAGGTCCTCCGAGGTCCTACCTGCCCAGGGGCATTAGCTGGCCCTCACCTTACTACGCCCCTTTCCCACCACGAGAGGGGGAGATCTACAGGCAGCCTGACAGGATgatggggaggggaggggagacCGAGATCCGGGAAGGCAGAGAAATCAGGGAGGGGGGCAGGGCCAGTTATGCCAGTCAGAGCAGTGGTAGAGGGAGTGCTGGACTCTTCCGGCAGTCCCTGTCCATCACTCCCACGCTGCTCAGCTCCCCAGAAACCACAGAGGAAAATGAGCGTCACAGAGCTGACATGGATTTGCCTGAGAGGAGAGCGAAAAG AAGGAACACATCAGTAGATGAGAGTTATGAGTGGGACTCTGCTGATGCCTGTGTGGACTCGGAGGTCCTGGAGGCCACAAAGTGTGATCAGTCACAAACAGGTTTACAGAGAGGCAGTCGGGATCAAGCTGGTGGCCTCCAGGATCAGCGGCACAAAG GCCCGTCTCCCTCAGTCAGCCCGCCAGTTTTCAATCCACCTCGATGCCAGTTCAGCCGCTCTCTAAGTGAAGCACGTTTCAACGCTCTCCGCCTGGAGTACGAAGAGTACAGGCGGGCTCAGGAATCCATCTGTTCCCTTGAGCCCTGCGTCACCCCTGGCCACGATTCAGACTCTGACTCCAGCTCAGCACTGCTCTAG